One Rissa tridactyla isolate bRisTri1 chromosome 1, bRisTri1.patW.cur.20221130, whole genome shotgun sequence DNA segment encodes these proteins:
- the PMPCB gene encoding mitochondrial-processing peptidase subunit beta isoform X2, whose product MAASTAGLAARRLFLPWSSRLVRASGSGERCVHVGTGRLRASKAATEVILNVPETRVSPLENGLQVASEDSGLSTCTVGLWIDAGSRYENEKNNGTAHFLEHMAFKGTKKRSQLDLELEIENMGAHLNAYTSREQTVYYAKAFSKDLPRAVEILADIIQNSTLGEAEIERERGVILREMQEVETNLQEVVFDYLHATAYQKTALGRTILGPTENIKSINRNDLVEYITTHYKGPRMVLAAAGGVCHDELLDLAKCHFGNLPSAPEGGLPPLPPCRFTGSEIRIRDDKMPLAHMAIAVEAAGWSHPDTIPLMVANTLIGNWDRSFGGGVNLSSKLAQIACHGNLCHSFQSFNTCYTDTGLWGLYMVCEPSTVQDMVHFVQREWIRLCTSATENEVARAKNLLKTNMLLQLDGSTPICEDIGRQMLCYKRRIPIPELEARIEAIDAQTIREVCTKYIYDKHPAVAAVGPIEQLPEYNKICSGMYWLRE is encoded by the exons ATGGCTGCGTCTACGGCTGGCTTAGCGGCTCGGCGGCTCTTCCTGCCGTGGTCCTCTCGCCTGGTGCGAGCCTCCGGCTCGGGGGAGCGG TGCGTGCATGTTGGAACAGGCAGGCTCAGAGCTTCCAAAGCAGCAACAGAAGTAATCTTAAATGTTCCTGAAACTAGGGTTAGTCCTCTGGAAAACGGCTTGCAAGTAGCTTCTGAAGACTCTGGACTCTCAACATGCACA GTTGGACTTTGGATTGATGCTGGAAGCAGGTATGAAAATGAGAAGAACAATGGAACTGCTCACTTCCTTGAGCATATGGCTTTCAAG gGAACAAAAAAGAGATCTCAGTTAGACCTTGAACTGGAGATTGAGAACATGGGAGCTCACCTGAATGCCTATACGTCCAGGGAACAAACCGTGTATTATGCAAAGGCTTTTTCAAAAGACTTACCAAGAG CTGTGGAAATTCTTGCTGACATAATTCAGAACAGTACCCTGGGAGAAGCAGAGATTGAGCGTGAGCGAGGAGTTATACTTCGAGAGATGCAAGAGGTTGAAACCAATTTACAAGAAGTTGTCTTTGATTACCTTCATGCCACAGCCTATCAGAAGACAGCCCTAGGACGGACAATTTTAGGACCCACAGAAAACATCAA ATCTATAAACCGTAATGACTTGGTGGAGTACATAACAACACATTACAAAGGACCCAGAatggtgctggctgctgctggag GGGTCTGTCATGATGAGCTGCTTGACCTAGCCAAGTGCCACTTCGGTAACTTGCCATCTGCTCCAGAAGGAGGACTGCCACCCCTGCCACCTTGTAGGTTCACAGGCAGTGAG ATTCGTATAAGAGACGACAAGATGCCCTTGGCGCACATGGCGATCGCTGTTGAAGCAGCTGGCTGGTCACACCCAGACACAATCCCACTTATGGTAGCAAATACTCTGATAGGTAACTGGGATCGTTCCTTTGGAGGAGGCGTG AATTTATCCAGTAAACTTGCTCAGATTGCCTGCCATGGTAACCTGTGTCACAGTTTCCAGTCCTTCAACACCTGCTACACCGATACAGGGCTGTGGGGACTCTACATGGTCTGTGAGCCATCCACTGTACAGGACATGGTGCACTTTGTTCAGAGAGAATG GATAAGACTTTGCACAAGCGCTACAGAAAATGAAGTAGCTCGAGCAAAAAATCTTCTAAAGACAAATATGCTGCTACAACTTGATG GGTCCACACCAATCTGTGAAGACattggaagacaaatgctgtgTTATAAGCGCCGAATCCCAATTCCAGAACTTGAAGCAAGAATTGAA GCTATTGATGCCCAGACTATTAGAGAAGTTTGCACAAAGTACATCTATGATAAGCATCCTGCAGTTGCTGCCGTGG GTCCAATTGAGCAACTTCCAGAGTATAACAAAATCTGCAGTGGCATGTATTGGCTTCGTGAGTAG
- the PMPCB gene encoding mitochondrial-processing peptidase subunit beta isoform X1 — MAASTAGLAARRLFLPWSSRLVRASGSGERCVHVGTGRLRASKAATEVILNVPETRVSPLENGLQVASEDSGLSTCTVGLWIDAGSRYENEKNNGTAHFLEHMAFKGTKKRSQLDLELEIENMGAHLNAYTSREQTVYYAKAFSKDLPRAVEILADIIQNSTLGEAEIERERGVILREMQEVETNLQEVVFDYLHATAYQKTALGRTILGPTENIKSINRNDLVEYITTHYKGPRMVLAAAGGVCHDELLDLAKCHFGNLPSAPEGGLPPLPPCRFTGSEIRIRDDKMPLAHMAIAVEAAGWSHPDTIPLMVANTLIGNWDRSFGGGVQNLSSKLAQIACHGNLCHSFQSFNTCYTDTGLWGLYMVCEPSTVQDMVHFVQREWIRLCTSATENEVARAKNLLKTNMLLQLDGSTPICEDIGRQMLCYKRRIPIPELEARIEAIDAQTIREVCTKYIYDKHPAVAAVGPIEQLPEYNKICSGMYWLRE, encoded by the exons ATGGCTGCGTCTACGGCTGGCTTAGCGGCTCGGCGGCTCTTCCTGCCGTGGTCCTCTCGCCTGGTGCGAGCCTCCGGCTCGGGGGAGCGG TGCGTGCATGTTGGAACAGGCAGGCTCAGAGCTTCCAAAGCAGCAACAGAAGTAATCTTAAATGTTCCTGAAACTAGGGTTAGTCCTCTGGAAAACGGCTTGCAAGTAGCTTCTGAAGACTCTGGACTCTCAACATGCACA GTTGGACTTTGGATTGATGCTGGAAGCAGGTATGAAAATGAGAAGAACAATGGAACTGCTCACTTCCTTGAGCATATGGCTTTCAAG gGAACAAAAAAGAGATCTCAGTTAGACCTTGAACTGGAGATTGAGAACATGGGAGCTCACCTGAATGCCTATACGTCCAGGGAACAAACCGTGTATTATGCAAAGGCTTTTTCAAAAGACTTACCAAGAG CTGTGGAAATTCTTGCTGACATAATTCAGAACAGTACCCTGGGAGAAGCAGAGATTGAGCGTGAGCGAGGAGTTATACTTCGAGAGATGCAAGAGGTTGAAACCAATTTACAAGAAGTTGTCTTTGATTACCTTCATGCCACAGCCTATCAGAAGACAGCCCTAGGACGGACAATTTTAGGACCCACAGAAAACATCAA ATCTATAAACCGTAATGACTTGGTGGAGTACATAACAACACATTACAAAGGACCCAGAatggtgctggctgctgctggag GGGTCTGTCATGATGAGCTGCTTGACCTAGCCAAGTGCCACTTCGGTAACTTGCCATCTGCTCCAGAAGGAGGACTGCCACCCCTGCCACCTTGTAGGTTCACAGGCAGTGAG ATTCGTATAAGAGACGACAAGATGCCCTTGGCGCACATGGCGATCGCTGTTGAAGCAGCTGGCTGGTCACACCCAGACACAATCCCACTTATGGTAGCAAATACTCTGATAGGTAACTGGGATCGTTCCTTTGGAGGAGGCGTG cAGAATTTATCCAGTAAACTTGCTCAGATTGCCTGCCATGGTAACCTGTGTCACAGTTTCCAGTCCTTCAACACCTGCTACACCGATACAGGGCTGTGGGGACTCTACATGGTCTGTGAGCCATCCACTGTACAGGACATGGTGCACTTTGTTCAGAGAGAATG GATAAGACTTTGCACAAGCGCTACAGAAAATGAAGTAGCTCGAGCAAAAAATCTTCTAAAGACAAATATGCTGCTACAACTTGATG GGTCCACACCAATCTGTGAAGACattggaagacaaatgctgtgTTATAAGCGCCGAATCCCAATTCCAGAACTTGAAGCAAGAATTGAA GCTATTGATGCCCAGACTATTAGAGAAGTTTGCACAAAGTACATCTATGATAAGCATCCTGCAGTTGCTGCCGTGG GTCCAATTGAGCAACTTCCAGAGTATAACAAAATCTGCAGTGGCATGTATTGGCTTCGTGAGTAG